A segment of the Deinococcus fonticola genome:
CGCCCCGCACCACCACTTCCATGTCCCAGAAGGCTTTCAGGGCAGGTGGAATTACCGGGTCGACCTGAAAGATGCGGCCTCCCTGAAAGTCCTCTGCAAGGCGTTCCAGCACGATGACGTTCGGGGCGATGACCAGAAAGGAGCGGGCGTATGCCTGAGCGATCTCGTCCTGCTCACGCACCGCATTGAAGTATTGCCACGCTGTCGCCAGACTCATGACCTTTGTCTTGCCGCTGCCCGTTGCCATCTTCAGCGCCAGGCGTGACAGGCCGTCGTCCTTGGGAAGCTGCTGACCCTGAAGAAGCTCCTTCACCGCGAACTGTTCCAGCAGCCCCAAGCGGGTACGCACACCGGTCACTTCCCAGGTGTAGATCAGGGTCTCCAGTGCGGCCTGCTGCGCCATGTGGTACTTGAATGGGCGTCCACTGGGCAGGCGGTGCTCGTTCAGAAACCAGTGACTGAGAAGGAGGCGCGTGGTGTCCGTGACCCCCTTGTAACCACCCTCGCGCCATTCCCGCACCGCCTCCCGCAACTTGGGAACGCACACGGCGGTGTTCATGTATTCGGAAACGTCAAAGAGGGTGCCGTCTGCGGCAGATGCCTTCTTGCGGGCAGCCATCAGCAGGCTCCTGCAACGGTACAGGCGCGGTTTGTCGACATGCCCTCAGTTTAGAGGCAGACATTCAGAACATCAGCCGAGAATCAGGCGTGGAAAGGCTGCTGACTGTCGTGGGAGCGCAGGTGAGCCGCGATGTCATCCGCAATAGCAGGGGCTTCATCCACGTGAGCCACCTGAATACCGTCCTCCCGCATCACTCCTATCAAGTCGTCGCGGAGTGTGGGATCACCATGCTCATTGGTGAACGCCACAAAGACGCCCTCTCGCAGGTCGGCATCACTGGAATGCTGAGCATCGTCGGCCACCATGCGATAAGCGTTGACGTAATCAACCACGTCGCGCTCAGGCAAGTCGAAGGGAATAGCCTGATAGCAGTGCCAGACCCCGTTCTTGTACGCCATGTCAACCACGGGGCGGGACTTGACGGGCAACACAAAGTCTTCTTCCAGGCCCAGCTCAAAGAGGTGCTGGGCTGCGAAAATCTTCCTGACCTTCTCGCGGATGACCCGCTTGCCACGGACAGTTTTCTCGGTCTTGGCAGTCGGATCTTCCACGAATCGCGCAAACATGAACTCGCTCAGCGCCTTGGCATCTGTAGCAACAGCACTCCGCAGGGGCGAGAGTTGGACATTGTTGGCGGCGTACATGGCACAGAGCGCCGCCAGCCGCTCTTCTGTCCAGGGCTCACGGCTCATGCGCTCCAGCATGTCGCGCAGGCTGGTCATGGCATGTCCAATGAAGATGCCGTCACTGCCGGGCAGCCGCTTGGCATGTGATCCTTTGCCAAAACCGGGCAACTGGGTCAGGCTCCACTCTGTCGCTCCCGGAATCACCACCAGCACACCCACGTTGACGAACTCGCCGCGCAGAATGCTGGGGACGTAGCGCACAATGGCATACAGCGCCCTTCTGGGAGCTGCTTCAGGTTCGGTTTTTGCGTGCTGAGCCGTCATTTCCACCACTCCCTCCTTTTCAGGCGCTGCGCCATGTGCGCTGGTATTTGCCGGGCACGGGCGTCTAGGAAGTTTACTAAAGCCTCACCTTCAGTGACAGTGACCCCCCACTCAGAGGGTAGAGCGTTCACTAACCCTGTCAACATAGTCCGGTCAACCAGACTCAACTGGTGCAGGAAGGGAGCAAAATCCTGCGTCACGTTGATAGCCCGCAGCAGTGGAAGGTGTGGGGAGTAGTAGGGCAGTGGATCGTCCGGGTTGTTGAACCGCGAGTAGGCCGGGTTCAAGTCGCCCAGTCCCCAGAAAGGGCTGCCGAAAGCGTTCCCGGTATCGACCATGTAGATCTGAGCTATTCCCGTATGTCGGGAGACCAGCAGGTTCGGATTGCTCAGTTCCCTGTCCCAGTTGTCCATAAGCATGTCCAGCAAGATGACCCCAGCCAGCATAGGGATGTCGCTGAACAGGCTCTTCATCACCAGATCGCTGGGCGTCAGTTCGGTCGCAGGTTCCAACCACTGCGAGTAGAAGTGGATGCCCGGTTGAAGCGCCACAGGTTGGTCTTCCGGGTCAAGCACCGTCAACCCACCAGGCGGCAGGGCCTCAGCCGGAACCTGCACCAGCCCAAAGCGCGGCACCCTGACCCCAAGGAACTGGGCGAGGTTATGCCCCAGCCACTCGTTGCACAGTACCCGGTGGCCCTGCGGACACTGCTGGAACTTCACGGCACAAAGGTCAAGCCCGCTGTCCAGCAGGAACCGCTGAGGCTTCGACCCGCCGCGCCCGACAGCATCAACGTGGCTTTCAGCTTTCGGCAACGCCTGTCCACTCGCCCCCGTTGTCAAACCTCAGATCACCTCCACCGTCAGGGTCTTGGTGGTGTCGTTGCCCAGAATGTCGATCACCTTGACCAGCACGGTGTACTTCCCGCGTTCCTCGTAGGTGTGCGTGGCCTTGAGTTCCAGCTTGGTCTGCTTCTTGGTGCGGTACGCCTGCCACTGGTTGTGGAAGGTATCGCCCTTGAAATCCCAGTCCACCGCCCAGTAGTCGACCAACTGCGACCAGTGCGTGATGCCCTTCTGAATCTCATCGGGGATGTCGTCCTGCGGCATCAGGAAGTCCTCCAGCGTCAGGGTCAGCTTGCGGGCCTTGACCTCGGACTTAACCTCCACCGCGCCCAGCTCGTAGAAGCGGATGTCCCCCTGATCCACGGCCTTCTTCTCCAGCACCTCGCGGGGGATCTTCTTGAACTTGATGTCCACGCCCGCTTCCCGCGCCATGTTCAGGCCCGTCTCGTTCAGCTCGAAGGCAAAGTCCCAGCCGAGCACATCCGCTGCGGCCTTGGCTCCAGCACCTCCCGCCCGCTTGAAGACCTCGCGCACGATGGCCTTCAGGTCACCCTCGGTTACGGGGGCGTCTACCGCGCCCACATGCACCAGCCGCCCCGCCTTGACCCCGTGCGTCCAGGTGCCACCGGGAAACTCCTCTGCGCCGTACAGCTTCAGGATGAACTGACGGTACGCGGCTTCCCGCGCCCGCCCAACTTCCTCGTTCTCCCACTCGGCGGCCTGCCACGCCTGCCGCTCGTACTTACCAAGGTTCTGCACCACGAAGGGCTTCACGCCTTCGATGCTGAGCAGACGCTTGCGCGTGGTGTGGATGGCAAAGCGCCCCAGATCACAGGTGATCCAGCGCCGCCCCAGCTTCTCGGCCACCGCTGCTGTGGTGCCCGACCCACAGAAGCAGTCGAGTACAAGGTCACCCTCGTTGGAAGAGGCTTTGATGATGCGCTCAAGCAGGGCTTCAGGCTTTTGAGTTGGGTAGTTGACGCGCTCCTCAGCCATCGAGTTCACAGGCTGAATATCGTCCCAAATATCTGTTACAGCAATCCCCGGCATTTCATCGAGATAACGTTTGATCCTGGGAACTTTACCGGGCGCTGACTGAACAATGCGTCCTTGTGCAAGTAGCTCCTCCATCTTTGCTTTGTTATATCGCCAAGCTTTTGTGACTCCCATGAATTCATAAATTGGGTGTCCCCTTGTTCCCGCTCCCGGAGCTGTTAAATCGCTTAACGTATATTGACGCCCATCGGGGTCGGTATTCTTATAGCGAGTCTCTTTGTAGTCATCTGCGTATGCCGAGAACTGCTGATTGAAGACACCGCCGGACTCAGAAAGTCTATAATATAGAATTATCTCTCGCGCCCTGGGCCAATTTTTTGCACCCTGTTGATAATCATTTTTCGTAGTTGTGCGTTTCCATGTAATCTCATTGATGTAGTGTTGTTGACCGAGGACATCATCTAAGACAGCCTTAATGTAATGGCTAATATTCGCATCAATATGGACGTATAAACCACCGTTGGAAGCAAGAAGATCTTTGAGAACACTAGCGGTTTCATAGAACCACTGCAAAAACCCATCAAGTCCTCGTCCCCAAGTATCCCTGTACGCTTTCTGTTCCAAGATGCTGGGCTGCTTCACGAAGTTAGCAGCCTGGTTACCTTCGGTATCGGGGTCATCGGGGATTTGGGCCGTGAAAGAGAAATCTGCACCCGTGGCGAAGGGCGGGTCAATGTAGATCAGAGCAACTTTTCCCCGGAATTCTTCGAGCAGGCTGGGCAGTACGTACTTTTTGTCACCCCAGATCAGGCGGTTGCGCCACTCGGTGTCCTCACCGCCGCTGCTGAACATGTCGAGCATCTGCATGCGCTGCTGGTTGCTCTCGTTGATGGTCTCGATGGTCTGGAACGGTAGGGCGAGGCGGACGGGCTGGACGCGCTTGCCGTCCTTGTACTTTCCATCCCACATGAG
Coding sequences within it:
- a CDS encoding DUF3037 domain-containing protein, yielding MTAQHAKTEPEAAPRRALYAIVRYVPSILRGEFVNVGVLVVIPGATEWSLTQLPGFGKGSHAKRLPGSDGIFIGHAMTSLRDMLERMSREPWTEERLAALCAMYAANNVQLSPLRSAVATDAKALSEFMFARFVEDPTAKTEKTVRGKRVIREKVRKIFAAQHLFELGLEEDFVLPVKSRPVVDMAYKNGVWHCYQAIPFDLPERDVVDYVNAYRMVADDAQHSSDADLREGVFVAFTNEHGDPTLRDDLIGVMREDGIQVAHVDEAPAIADDIAAHLRSHDSQQPFHA
- a CDS encoding HipA family kinase; its protein translation is MPKAESHVDAVGRGGSKPQRFLLDSGLDLCAVKFQQCPQGHRVLCNEWLGHNLAQFLGVRVPRFGLVQVPAEALPPGGLTVLDPEDQPVALQPGIHFYSQWLEPATELTPSDLVMKSLFSDIPMLAGVILLDMLMDNWDRELSNPNLLVSRHTGIAQIYMVDTGNAFGSPFWGLGDLNPAYSRFNNPDDPLPYYSPHLPLLRAINVTQDFAPFLHQLSLVDRTMLTGLVNALPSEWGVTVTEGEALVNFLDARARQIPAHMAQRLKRREWWK
- a CDS encoding DNA methyltransferase; translated protein: MPVELMWDGKYKDGKRVQPVRLALPFQTIETINESNQQRMQMLDMFSSGGEDTEWRNRLIWGDKKYVLPSLLEEFRGKVALIYIDPPFATGADFSFTAQIPDDPDTEGNQAANFVKQPSILEQKAYRDTWGRGLDGFLQWFYETASVLKDLLASNGGLYVHIDANISHYIKAVLDDVLGQQHYINEITWKRTTTKNDYQQGAKNWPRAREIILYYRLSESGGVFNQQFSAYADDYKETRYKNTDPDGRQYTLSDLTAPGAGTRGHPIYEFMGVTKAWRYNKAKMEELLAQGRIVQSAPGKVPRIKRYLDEMPGIAVTDIWDDIQPVNSMAEERVNYPTQKPEALLERIIKASSNEGDLVLDCFCGSGTTAAVAEKLGRRWITCDLGRFAIHTTRKRLLSIEGVKPFVVQNLGKYERQAWQAAEWENEEVGRAREAAYRQFILKLYGAEEFPGGTWTHGVKAGRLVHVGAVDAPVTEGDLKAIVREVFKRAGGAGAKAAADVLGWDFAFELNETGLNMAREAGVDIKFKKIPREVLEKKAVDQGDIRFYELGAVEVKSEVKARKLTLTLEDFLMPQDDIPDEIQKGITHWSQLVDYWAVDWDFKGDTFHNQWQAYRTKKQTKLELKATHTYEERGKYTVLVKVIDILGNDTTKTLTVEVI